Proteins from a single region of Undibacterium sp. KW1:
- a CDS encoding ABC transporter substrate-binding protein, giving the protein MASLLFFAGPASAQSLIRTAAQEASAPKFIAIVQDGKPAVGGICIDIMRAIEAVEPGIKFVGDQKWLPLVRIMAGPVDAICGVLHTKERALLYDYIDTPIISVNYLLAVRADDDIQVSSWDDIRKLGKDGIILSMHNYAINERLKNLGGLQVDSSAVSSRSNLNKLLARRGRFYCHRSPGIAAEIRQAGLEGQIRLLPKVMLKDELYMILSKTLAVEDAKKIRAAITLLERQGTLTKLFEKYQE; this is encoded by the coding sequence ATGGCCTCCCTGTTATTTTTTGCCGGGCCTGCCAGTGCGCAAAGCCTGATCAGGACAGCCGCGCAAGAAGCGTCTGCCCCCAAATTCATCGCTATAGTACAAGACGGCAAACCTGCTGTTGGCGGTATATGTATTGACATCATGCGGGCCATAGAGGCAGTGGAGCCCGGCATTAAATTTGTCGGCGACCAGAAATGGCTGCCGCTGGTCAGGATCATGGCCGGGCCTGTTGATGCGATTTGCGGCGTGCTGCATACCAAAGAACGCGCCCTGCTCTACGACTACATCGATACGCCTATTATTTCTGTCAATTACCTGCTGGCGGTGCGCGCCGACGACGACATACAGGTATCAAGCTGGGATGACATACGCAAGCTTGGCAAGGATGGCATTATCCTATCCATGCATAACTATGCCATCAATGAACGCTTGAAGAATCTCGGTGGCTTGCAAGTCGATTCCAGCGCAGTCTCATCCAGATCCAACCTGAACAAATTGCTTGCGCGCAGGGGCCGCTTTTATTGCCACCGCTCGCCCGGCATCGCTGCAGAAATACGGCAGGCAGGGTTGGAAGGCCAGATCAGACTGCTACCCAAGGTGATGCTGAAAGATGAGCTTTACATGATACTGTCAAAAACCCTGGCAGTGGAAGATGCGAAGAAGATCAGGGCGGCAATCACCTTGCTTGAGCGCCAGGGTACATTGACGAAATTATTTGAAAAGTACCAGGAGTGA
- the recA gene encoding recombinase RecA produces the protein MDDKKPENASEKAKALAAALAQIEKQFGKGSVMRMADGEVVEEVQVVSTGSLGLDIALGVGGLPRGRVVEIYGPESSGKTTLTLQAIAEMQKLGGTCAFIDAEHALDVGYAQKLGVNLSDLLISQPDTGEQALEITDALVRSGSVDLVVIDSVAALTPRAEIEGDMGDSLPGLQARLMSQALRKLTGSIKRTNTLVIFINQIRMKIGVMFGSPETTTGGNALKFYASVRLDIRRTGSIKSGDEVVGNETKVKVVKNKVAPPFKEAHFDIMYGEGTSREGEILDLAADAKIIEKAGAWYSYNGERIGQGKDNARTYLKERPELSFEIENKVREHLGVPLLSAVATAE, from the coding sequence ATGGACGATAAGAAACCAGAAAATGCCTCAGAAAAAGCAAAGGCACTTGCAGCAGCGCTGGCACAGATAGAAAAGCAATTTGGTAAAGGTTCGGTCATGCGTATGGCCGACGGTGAAGTGGTGGAAGAGGTGCAGGTTGTTTCTACTGGTTCTCTGGGCCTGGATATCGCGCTCGGCGTTGGTGGCTTGCCACGTGGCCGTGTCGTTGAGATTTATGGCCCTGAATCTTCTGGTAAAACCACATTGACGCTGCAAGCGATTGCTGAAATGCAAAAGCTGGGTGGTACTTGTGCGTTTATCGATGCTGAGCATGCTTTGGACGTTGGTTACGCTCAAAAACTGGGTGTGAATCTGTCTGATTTGCTGATTTCCCAGCCTGATACCGGCGAGCAAGCGCTGGAAATTACTGATGCGCTGGTGCGTTCTGGTAGTGTCGATCTGGTGGTTATTGACTCAGTTGCGGCCCTGACGCCACGTGCAGAGATTGAAGGCGACATGGGTGATTCTTTGCCTGGTTTGCAAGCGCGTCTGATGTCTCAGGCTTTGCGTAAGCTGACTGGCAGTATCAAGCGTACCAATACTCTGGTAATCTTTATTAACCAGATCCGTATGAAGATTGGTGTCATGTTTGGTAGCCCAGAAACGACAACTGGCGGTAATGCGCTGAAGTTTTATGCTTCCGTACGTCTGGATATCCGCCGCACTGGCTCTATCAAGTCTGGTGATGAAGTGGTGGGGAATGAAACCAAGGTCAAGGTAGTCAAGAATAAGGTGGCACCACCATTCAAGGAAGCGCACTTTGACATCATGTATGGCGAAGGTACTTCCCGCGAAGGCGAGATTCTGGATCTGGCAGCCGATGCCAAGATCATAGAAAAAGCTGGTGCCTGGTATAGCTATAACGGTGAGCGTATCGGCCAGGGTAAGGACAATGCACGTACTTATTTGAAAGAACGTCCTGAGCTGTCGTTTGAAATTGAAAACAAGGTGCGAGAACATCTGGGCGTGCCTTTGTTGTCAGCAGTAGCGACTGCTGAGTAA
- a CDS encoding NACHT domain-containing protein yields MATRKSSSTAHEGLADQASSSANLRKLSRAQANNVVRRLQDKLSPAARELIDKLLQSLDDEGSVVVKTLHTTLFPMAETKGASAQLSKLLRTVTDAAQAQGMSLDFTYVGAKDQGTANRRLWFTGPPPTAIAELEGLSAIPENRLIIGQTGMPVGEAPVVALITYNENEFAAVRKTFWAGDSTPPVANKHHSGQAVSVDELGQHGNVRVLHYHSRQGNRESQRTASDLHQAYKPAAIISVGIAFGVDEQKQKVGDVLVSKFIVDYEATRINKNGSFTLAGDRPPASRRLVRTLETLDIRNKHDHSKPDWPTLEFGGMLTGEKLVDNYDYREKLKAIAGPAGIVGGEMEAAGVAKALDDTTVDWIVVKAICDFADGNKVEGKENKQKLAAANAAMVIKAMLGDGQLYGDIAEDAERPHSATNVATDKLAALALRRQCLERAHLDVIDDGKPLVSGQYGYRAELHALGAAGHHEGQENDPRKVVAFDDILTWLNEPEERPIYALLGEYGMGKTTTLQRVTAHLQQQRRLNIDSPAALYFDLRKVDTLLAASAQHPGKVPTLQETISDCLRNGYLQTDGVLPTYEDVVDSIDSGALVIFDGLDEVLSRIGDKQGLSFTANLLRVLPEARERQKTKKQSKPPRVLLSCRTQFFRSLSEQDNHLTGEHRGSQNQSQYRALLLQPLTEQQIRSYMTAVFPSNNIEQLMAQIEAVHNLRELAGRPFTLKLVADFVPMLEQWRAQGKRVTGATLYREVAKQWLIRDKEKQSFQPEDKLSLASALAAHFWRNKLKGITARQLESWLGQWLAQQGPHEDFQTKPRDLLQEDLRNSTFLKRVDVEGKESRFEFAHTSLQEFFLAEYLLQALRSHSVNAREDWRLPMVSDETLDFLGQLLAEWDPDVGGPGPLQTLAAWRSPYLALASELQLAYGLRAHTSGWPVPRLDGMDLQGADLSDWRFGSRSEEPLPGSQTHRRLNLAGCNFSHGNLRRAKFWNVDLRAAVFDHSSCEQAELLHCELADSSWVEAAVDGSQMRPQVASGIRAAWVPPGHHMKAQRKLAWLHGHTSGVTSCAFSPDGHSVLSASDDNTLRLWETATGTLLQEFAGHAGTVTSCAFSPDGHCLLSASHDNTMRLWETATGMLLREFVGHAGTVTSCAFSPDGRSLLSASDDNTLRLWETTTGKLLREFVGHANAVTSCAFSPDGHSLLSASDDKTLRLWETATGTLLREFAGRADTVTSCAFSPDGRSLLSASNDKTVRLWETATGTLLREFVGHTDWVRSCVFSPDGHSVLSASDDKTLLLWETATGTLLRGFVGHTDWVRSCVFSPDGHSVLSASDDKTVRLWETATGTLLTEFVGHTDWVMFHAFSPDGHSVLSASDDNTLRLWETATGRLLREFVGHGDWVRSCVFSPDGHRLLSASTDKTLRLWETATGTLLREFVGHADTVRSCVFSPDGHSVLSASDDNTLRLWETATGALLRMFVGHSDTVRSCVFSPDGHSVLSASDDNSMRLWETTTGRLLKEFAGHTDWVISCAFSPDGHSVLSVSNDNTLRLWETATGTMLREFVGRADTVTSCAFSPDGHSVLSVSNDNTLRLWETATGTLLKEFAGHADWVRSYMFSPDGHSVLSASDDNTVRLWDAVTGQTLRVSTIIDGGAAAWIPTTNVLLHVSGNAWRYLKWSAMDENNWPVVWQLSPEEMNDELS; encoded by the coding sequence ATGGCAACCCGGAAATCATCCTCCACCGCTCACGAAGGCTTGGCAGATCAGGCAAGCTCGTCAGCCAATCTACGCAAATTAAGCCGTGCGCAGGCCAATAATGTGGTGCGCCGCCTGCAAGACAAGCTCAGTCCGGCTGCACGGGAACTGATCGACAAACTCTTGCAAAGCCTGGATGATGAAGGCTCAGTCGTGGTCAAAACCCTGCATACGACGCTGTTCCCCATGGCCGAAACCAAGGGTGCCAGTGCACAGCTGTCCAAGCTGTTGCGCACCGTTACCGACGCTGCACAGGCGCAAGGCATGTCACTGGATTTTACCTATGTGGGTGCCAAAGACCAGGGCACGGCCAACCGCAGACTGTGGTTCACTGGCCCGCCACCAACTGCCATTGCAGAACTGGAGGGGCTGAGCGCCATACCAGAAAACCGCCTCATCATAGGCCAGACCGGCATGCCTGTTGGCGAAGCCCCTGTGGTAGCGCTGATCACCTACAACGAGAACGAGTTTGCCGCCGTGCGCAAGACCTTCTGGGCGGGCGACAGCACGCCGCCCGTCGCCAACAAACACCACTCCGGTCAAGCGGTCAGCGTCGATGAGTTGGGGCAACATGGCAATGTGCGCGTGCTTCACTACCATAGCCGCCAGGGTAATAGAGAGTCGCAACGCACTGCCAGTGATTTGCATCAGGCCTACAAGCCCGCAGCCATTATCAGCGTCGGCATTGCCTTTGGTGTTGACGAGCAAAAGCAAAAAGTGGGGGACGTGCTGGTTTCCAAATTCATCGTGGACTATGAGGCAACACGCATCAACAAAAATGGCAGCTTCACGTTGGCCGGTGACCGCCCTCCCGCCTCACGTCGCCTGGTGCGCACGCTTGAAACTCTTGATATTCGCAATAAACATGATCACAGCAAACCTGATTGGCCCACACTGGAATTTGGCGGCATGCTGACCGGCGAAAAACTGGTGGACAACTACGACTATCGCGAAAAACTGAAAGCCATAGCAGGGCCAGCGGGCATCGTCGGTGGCGAAATGGAAGCCGCTGGCGTAGCCAAAGCGCTCGACGATACAACGGTGGACTGGATAGTTGTTAAAGCCATATGCGACTTTGCCGATGGCAATAAAGTTGAAGGTAAAGAGAACAAGCAAAAACTTGCAGCAGCCAATGCAGCGATGGTGATCAAGGCCATGCTCGGTGACGGGCAACTGTATGGTGACATTGCCGAAGATGCAGAACGCCCACATTCAGCAACAAACGTCGCCACCGACAAGCTTGCCGCACTGGCTTTGCGTCGTCAGTGTCTTGAACGCGCCCATCTCGACGTCATTGATGACGGCAAGCCATTGGTAAGTGGCCAGTATGGTTATCGTGCAGAATTGCATGCTTTGGGAGCTGCAGGTCACCACGAAGGCCAAGAAAATGACCCCAGAAAGGTCGTGGCATTTGATGACATCCTGACCTGGTTAAATGAGCCAGAAGAACGCCCCATTTATGCCCTGCTTGGTGAATACGGCATGGGTAAAACCACCACACTACAGCGTGTGACGGCCCACCTGCAGCAGCAGCGCAGACTGAACATCGATAGTCCAGCCGCACTGTATTTTGACTTGCGCAAAGTGGACACTTTGCTGGCTGCGAGTGCGCAACACCCAGGCAAAGTACCAACACTGCAAGAAACCATCAGCGACTGCTTGCGTAACGGTTATTTGCAAACCGATGGAGTACTGCCCACTTATGAAGATGTCGTGGACAGCATAGATAGTGGTGCACTGGTGATTTTTGATGGACTTGATGAAGTGCTGTCGCGCATAGGTGACAAGCAAGGCCTGAGTTTTACAGCCAATTTGTTGCGTGTGCTGCCCGAGGCACGTGAGCGGCAAAAAACCAAAAAACAGAGCAAACCGCCACGTGTGCTGCTGAGCTGTCGCACCCAGTTTTTTCGCTCACTGTCTGAGCAAGACAATCACTTGACCGGAGAACACCGGGGGAGCCAAAATCAAAGCCAATACCGTGCCCTGCTATTACAACCGCTGACAGAGCAGCAGATACGCAGCTATATGACGGCGGTATTTCCCAGTAACAATATTGAGCAGTTGATGGCGCAGATTGAGGCGGTGCACAACCTGCGTGAGCTGGCCGGCCGGCCCTTCACATTAAAACTGGTGGCCGACTTTGTGCCCATGCTGGAACAGTGGCGCGCTCAGGGCAAGCGTGTCACGGGTGCCACCTTATACCGTGAAGTAGCCAAACAATGGCTGATCCGCGACAAAGAGAAACAGAGTTTTCAACCAGAAGACAAGCTGTCGTTGGCGAGTGCATTGGCAGCACATTTTTGGCGCAACAAACTCAAAGGCATCACAGCCAGACAACTGGAAAGCTGGCTGGGTCAGTGGCTGGCGCAACAAGGCCCGCATGAAGACTTTCAAACCAAGCCACGTGATCTATTGCAGGAAGATTTACGCAATTCCACCTTCCTGAAGCGTGTCGATGTGGAGGGCAAAGAGAGTCGCTTTGAATTCGCCCATACATCCTTGCAAGAATTCTTCCTGGCAGAGTATTTGTTACAGGCGCTGCGCAGTCACAGCGTTAATGCGCGCGAGGACTGGCGCCTGCCCATGGTCAGTGACGAAACACTGGACTTTCTGGGGCAGCTATTGGCTGAATGGGACCCGGATGTTGGCGGGCCAGGCCCCTTGCAAACACTGGCAGCATGGCGTAGCCCTTACCTGGCGCTGGCTAGTGAACTGCAATTGGCCTACGGCTTGCGAGCCCACACTTCAGGCTGGCCCGTACCGCGCCTGGATGGCATGGACCTGCAGGGCGCAGACCTGAGCGACTGGCGCTTTGGTAGTCGTAGTGAAGAGCCCCTGCCTGGCAGCCAGACACATCGTCGTCTGAATCTGGCAGGCTGCAACTTCAGCCACGGCAATTTGCGACGCGCCAAGTTCTGGAACGTCGATTTGCGCGCTGCCGTGTTTGATCACAGTAGTTGCGAGCAGGCAGAGTTGCTGCATTGTGAATTGGCGGATAGCAGCTGGGTTGAAGCAGCGGTAGATGGTAGTCAGATGCGGCCACAGGTGGCGTCAGGAATCAGGGCGGCTTGGGTACCGCCCGGGCATCATATGAAAGCCCAAAGAAAATTAGCCTGGTTACATGGACATACGTCTGGGGTAACGTCTTGCGCGTTTTCGCCTGATGGGCATAGCGTGCTCTCGGCTTCAGACGACAACACCCTGCGCCTGTGGGAAACCGCCACCGGCACGCTGCTACAGGAGTTTGCTGGACATGCGGGTACGGTAACGTCCTGCGCGTTTTCGCCTGACGGACATTGCCTGCTCTCGGCTTCACATGACAACACCATGCGCCTGTGGGAGACCGCCACTGGCATGCTGCTACGGGAGTTTGTGGGGCATGCGGGTACGGTGACGTCATGCGCGTTTTCGCCTGACGGTCGTAGCCTGCTCTCGGCTTCAGACGACAATACCCTGCGTCTGTGGGAGACCACCACTGGTAAGCTGCTTAGGGAGTTTGTTGGACATGCGAATGCGGTAACGTCCTGCGCGTTTTCACCTGATGGGCATAGCCTGCTCTCGGCGTCAGACGACAAGACCCTGCGCCTGTGGGAGACAGCCACCGGCACGCTGCTTAGGGAATTCGCTGGACGTGCGGATACGGTAACATCCTGCGCGTTTTCCCCTGATGGACGTAGCCTGCTCTCGGCGTCAAACGACAAGACTGTGCGCCTGTGGGAGACAGCCACCGGCACGTTGCTACGGGAGTTTGTTGGACATACGGATTGGGTGAGGTCCTGTGTGTTTTCGCCTGATGGGCATAGCGTGCTCTCGGCGTCAGACGATAAGACCCTCCTCCTGTGGGAGACCGCCACCGGCACGCTGCTACGGGGGTTTGTTGGACATACGGATTGGGTGAGGTCCTGTGTGTTTTCGCCTGATGGGCATAGCGTGCTCTCGGCGTCAGACGACAAAACCGTGCGCCTGTGGGAGACAGCTACCGGCACGCTGCTAACGGAGTTTGTTGGACATACGGATTGGGTGATGTTCCACGCGTTTTCGCCTGATGGGCATAGCGTGCTTTCGGCGTCAGACGACAATACCCTGCGCCTGTGGGAGACAGCCACCGGCAGACTGCTACGGGAATTTGTGGGACATGGGGATTGGGTGAGATCCTGTGTGTTTTCTCCAGATGGGCATCGCCTGCTTTCGGCGTCAACCGACAAGACCCTGCGCCTGTGGGAGACCGCCACCGGCACACTGCTGCGGGAGTTTGTGGGACATGCGGATACGGTGAGGTCCTGTGTGTTTTCGCCTGATGGACATAGCGTGCTCTCGGCTTCAGACGACAATACCCTGCGCCTGTGGGAGACCGCCACCGGCGCGCTGCTACGGATGTTTGTGGGACATTCGGATACGGTGAGGTCCTGTGTGTTTTCGCCTGATGGACATAGCGTGCTCTCGGCTTCAGACGACAACTCGATGCGCCTGTGGGAAACCACCACCGGCAGGCTGCTAAAGGAGTTTGCTGGACATACGGATTGGGTGATATCTTGCGCGTTTTCGCCTGATGGGCATAGCGTGCTCTCGGTTTCAAACGACAACACCCTGCGTCTGTGGGAGACCGCCACCGGCACAATGCTTAGGGAATTCGTTGGACGTGCGGATACGGTAACGTCCTGCGCGTTTTCACCTGATGGGCATAGCGTGCTTTCGGTTTCAAACGACAATACCCTACGCCTGTGGGAGACCGCCACCGGCACACTGCTAAAGGAATTTGCTGGACATGCGGACTGGGTGAGGTCTTACATGTTTTCACCTGATGGGCATAGCGTGCTCTCGGCGTCAGACGACAACACCGTGCGCCTGTGGGATGCAGTCACTGGGCAAACACTACGCGTCAGTACGATCATCGACGGTGGTGCCGCTGCCTGGATTCCCACTACCAACGTCTTATTGCATGTAAGCGGAAACGCATGGCGCTATTTGAAATGGAGTGCCATGGATGAAAACAACTGGCCTGTAGTCTGGCAGCTCAGCCCTGAAGAAATGAATGATGAATTATCTTGA
- a CDS encoding helix-turn-helix domain-containing protein translates to MALHGIIRRWHIRDQIPLREIARRLGISRNTVRRYLRSEVREPAYADRQTTSAIDKYALQLSSWLKTEAGKIVSSDEA, encoded by the coding sequence GTGGCATTACATGGTATTATTCGACGCTGGCACATTCGTGACCAGATTCCATTACGTGAGATCGCCAGACGACTGGGCATCTCTCGCAACACTGTCCGGCGCTATCTGCGCTCTGAAGTCAGAGAGCCAGCCTATGCGGATCGGCAAACAACAAGCGCCATCGATAAATATGCATTACAGCTTTCAAGCTGGCTTAAAACCGAAGCGGGTAAAATCGTAAGCAGCGACGAAGCTTAA